A part of Planococcus sp. MB-3u-03 genomic DNA contains:
- a CDS encoding glycerophosphodiester phosphodiesterase produces the protein MEIFAHRGSSGTHPENTLPAFAEAAALPVHGVELDVHLSKDGELVVIHDEKVNRTTNGKGYVKDMALAELKKLDAGSWKAGEWGGTAIPTLSEVFELFKDTRHVLNVELKTDIFPYPGAVEKVARLAAQQGIENRLIISSFNHSDVKLAVDRHHVPGAILASNILVDMAAYAQTVGTKRLHLSLPYALRHGAELVEKGCVVYVYTVNRLDYAEQLQQIGVSGIFTDYPEKMLEELK, from the coding sequence ATGGAAATTTTTGCGCATCGTGGAAGTTCGGGCACGCATCCGGAAAATACGCTGCCTGCTTTTGCGGAAGCTGCTGCATTGCCGGTTCATGGCGTGGAACTGGACGTCCATTTGTCGAAAGACGGTGAACTCGTCGTCATCCATGATGAAAAAGTGAACCGCACCACCAATGGCAAAGGCTATGTGAAAGACATGGCGCTTGCCGAACTGAAGAAACTGGACGCCGGAAGCTGGAAAGCAGGCGAATGGGGTGGAACTGCAATTCCGACATTGTCAGAGGTTTTCGAGCTATTTAAAGACACTCGGCATGTTTTGAATGTGGAGCTTAAAACGGATATTTTTCCTTATCCAGGTGCCGTGGAAAAAGTGGCAAGACTTGCAGCACAACAAGGCATCGAAAATCGGCTTATCATTTCTTCATTCAATCATTCGGACGTAAAATTGGCAGTAGATCGCCATCACGTGCCAGGGGCGATTTTGGCTTCCAATATTTTAGTGGATATGGCCGCTTATGCACAGACAGTCGGAACGAAACGGCTTCATTTGTCGCTGCCATATGCGCTTCGCCACGGTGCCGAATTGGTCGAAAAAGGCTGTGTGGTCTATGTCTATACAGTCAACCGGCTGGACTACGCTGAGCAATTACAGCAGATCGGTGTCTCGGGCATCTTCACGGATTATCCGGAAAAAATGCTAGAGGAATTGAAATGA
- a CDS encoding sensor domain-containing protein: MSEKQDFLAQTLAYNHIPFPIIIFDQEGLITWFNGHAERIFQLNTETAKGQPFSYMNPEQAAFHKQPWEMLLESTDPVRFENMEIGLGSGGQSYSTVVTKAFTSHGERFLLTIYEIDDSVSADSAARELSHLRHGLDDSFMMTYFDQEFLVTYANPHFLKLSKWTPKRVLGKPVWQMFHDSEEDIEFVDSILESLKEGQVWNGEAKKATKDGETYWVDLTAIPMQLSEEDAYYIFLEKDITETKHAQKHLEEIAFIDPITGLENRHRLEQAVAEHIKEGRHFSFLFLDIDRFYTLRDVSDTDTENELLIEFTKRLRMYFSDSLITRAGLHEFALITPLPNWFIEGFLPYLQQHPIYIGGTAVPLTVSGAITKYPEDQQSFVHLIKASYATIKKVKDRGGSAISTLTADDHERLNRKALIEKRLVHALDRKNLQLLYQPQVNLSTGNVESVEALVRWNDDEIGVVTPDELIPIAEENGMIHEIGSFVLETACAQLKDWKAKGIDLRISINSSIREFRDKDMASMLIEQMKANNCDPHSLMIEITEKFALEAEAERPIMQQMNRLNQQGVQFALDDFGTGYASFRYMLLLPISSLKIDRTIIQSITKQEKMQKMIKGMIQFGKSLDFQVTAEGVETNEQLELLRAMDCNSIQGYIISHPMSAQELEKWLK, from the coding sequence ATGAGTGAAAAGCAGGATTTTTTGGCACAAACCCTAGCATATAACCATATTCCCTTCCCTATCATCATTTTCGATCAAGAAGGACTCATCACTTGGTTCAACGGGCACGCCGAACGCATCTTTCAACTAAATACAGAAACCGCTAAAGGCCAACCCTTTTCCTATATGAATCCAGAACAAGCCGCTTTCCATAAACAGCCTTGGGAAATGCTGTTGGAAAGCACAGACCCTGTCCGATTCGAAAATATGGAAATCGGTCTTGGCAGCGGCGGGCAGAGCTATTCCACAGTTGTCACGAAAGCGTTCACATCGCATGGCGAACGTTTTCTCCTGACGATCTATGAGATCGATGATAGCGTAAGCGCCGACTCGGCGGCAAGAGAATTGAGCCATCTTCGCCACGGGCTGGATGACTCGTTCATGATGACTTATTTCGATCAAGAGTTTCTTGTCACTTACGCGAATCCCCATTTCCTGAAACTCAGCAAATGGACCCCGAAACGCGTGCTCGGCAAACCCGTATGGCAAATGTTCCATGACAGCGAAGAAGACATCGAGTTCGTCGATTCGATTCTGGAAAGCCTGAAAGAGGGGCAAGTATGGAACGGCGAAGCGAAAAAAGCGACAAAAGACGGTGAAACGTATTGGGTCGACCTGACGGCGATTCCGATGCAATTGTCTGAGGAAGATGCGTATTATATTTTCCTTGAAAAAGACATCACCGAAACGAAGCACGCCCAAAAGCACCTTGAGGAAATCGCATTTATCGACCCGATTACAGGGCTTGAAAACCGCCACCGCCTTGAACAAGCTGTCGCGGAACATATAAAGGAAGGGCGTCATTTCTCTTTTCTGTTCCTCGACATCGACCGATTCTACACCTTGCGTGATGTATCGGATACCGATACTGAAAATGAATTGCTTATCGAATTCACGAAACGCTTGCGCATGTATTTCTCGGATTCATTGATTACACGCGCCGGGCTTCATGAATTCGCGTTGATCACGCCTTTGCCGAACTGGTTCATCGAGGGCTTCCTGCCTTATTTGCAGCAGCACCCGATCTATATCGGCGGCACAGCAGTTCCTTTGACCGTCAGCGGCGCCATCACGAAATACCCGGAAGACCAGCAGAGCTTCGTCCACTTGATCAAAGCTTCCTATGCGACAATCAAGAAAGTCAAAGACCGCGGCGGCAGCGCCATTTCCACTTTGACAGCAGACGACCACGAACGCCTGAACCGAAAAGCACTCATTGAAAAACGCCTTGTCCATGCACTGGACCGGAAAAACCTGCAATTGCTGTATCAGCCACAAGTTAATCTCTCGACTGGCAATGTCGAAAGCGTGGAAGCGCTCGTCCGCTGGAATGACGATGAAATCGGCGTCGTGACGCCCGATGAACTCATTCCGATTGCGGAAGAAAATGGCATGATCCATGAAATCGGCAGTTTCGTATTGGAGACCGCTTGTGCACAGCTAAAAGATTGGAAAGCGAAAGGGATCGATTTGCGCATCAGCATCAACTCCTCCATCCGCGAATTCCGCGATAAGGATATGGCGAGCATGCTGATCGAGCAAATGAAAGCGAATAATTGCGATCCCCATTCCTTGATGATCGAGATTACAGAGAAATTCGCGCTTGAAGCGGAAGCGGAACGCCCGATCATGCAGCAAATGAACCGCCTGAACCAGCAAGGCGTACAATTTGCACTCGATGATTTCGGGACAGGCTATGCGTCTTTCCGTTATATGCTGTTATTGCCTATTTCCTCATTGAAGATCGACCGGACCATCATCCAGTCGATCACGAAACAGGAAAAAATGCAGAAAATGATTAAAGGGATGATCCAGTTCGGCAAATCGCTTGATTTTCAAGTGACCGCTGAAGGGGTCGAAACGAACGAACAGCTTGAACTGCTTCGGGCAATGGATTGCAATAGCATCCAAGGCTATATCATCAGCCATCCGATGAGCGCCCAGGAACTCGAGAAGTGGCTAAAATAA
- a CDS encoding ABC transporter ATP-binding protein yields MKTVFSYTKPYSFLIGVALFLMLLELVVELLQPLVIASIIDDGIVAGDQDTIIRLGLVLIGLSLIAFLSGVANSYFASHVSHSFSFDVRRKVYERVQSFSLAMFNKFPASGLITRLTSDIQLIQQVLYMSLRIMLRAPLLVIGSMVMAFVVNAQLAIYLIIVFPVLLAFLYVMVRKGVVYFSFVQQRLDKVNRMVQENLQAVRLIKAYLRGKYEANRFSEVAGALKTDTVKAFRIMEIILPILLFGMNVSLLAVVWFGAFEIQSGDAQIGELVAIVNYAMRMTGAFSMFSFIIMAFARAMASTGRIEEILLADDGGEESNGATVPVREGTVRFDDVSFTYPGTSRRVLENISFELAPREKLAIMGATGSGKTSLLQLIPRFYEATEGSVSVHGRDVREWDLQELRKTIGLVPQQSMLFTGSISNNLSWGKEHAELPELTEAAEKAQIDETVQRFPKGYETRVGQKGVNLSGGQKQRLSIARALVRKPSILILDDSTSALDVKTESALWAELDKEQATTLLVTQKVRTAMRADRILLLEDGVASAYGTHEELLDSSSLYREIALSQQAEEVDEYV; encoded by the coding sequence ATGAAAACTGTTTTTTCTTATACTAAACCATATTCATTTTTGATCGGCGTCGCCTTGTTCCTGATGCTCCTGGAGTTGGTCGTAGAGCTTTTGCAGCCATTGGTCATTGCGAGCATCATCGATGACGGCATCGTGGCAGGTGACCAGGATACGATCATTCGCTTGGGGCTTGTGCTAATAGGCTTGTCATTAATCGCTTTTTTATCGGGTGTCGCCAATTCATATTTCGCTTCCCATGTATCCCATAGCTTCTCTTTTGATGTCAGGCGAAAAGTTTATGAGCGCGTCCAGTCTTTCTCGCTGGCAATGTTCAATAAATTTCCAGCATCAGGCCTCATCACACGGCTGACGAGTGATATCCAGCTGATCCAGCAAGTGCTGTATATGAGCTTGCGCATCATGCTGCGCGCACCGTTGCTTGTCATCGGGAGCATGGTCATGGCGTTTGTCGTCAATGCACAATTGGCGATTTACTTGATCATCGTCTTTCCGGTCTTATTGGCATTTTTATATGTCATGGTACGAAAAGGCGTCGTCTATTTCAGCTTCGTTCAGCAACGGTTAGATAAGGTCAACCGCATGGTGCAGGAAAACCTGCAAGCGGTCCGGCTGATCAAAGCATATTTGCGCGGCAAGTATGAAGCGAACCGCTTTTCGGAAGTGGCGGGTGCACTCAAGACCGATACGGTCAAAGCGTTCCGCATCATGGAAATTATCTTGCCGATTCTGCTGTTCGGCATGAACGTGTCGCTACTCGCGGTTGTCTGGTTCGGGGCTTTTGAGATCCAGAGCGGAGACGCGCAAATCGGTGAATTGGTCGCCATCGTCAATTACGCGATGCGCATGACCGGCGCCTTTTCGATGTTCTCGTTCATCATTATGGCGTTTGCGCGTGCCATGGCATCTACTGGCCGCATCGAAGAAATCCTGTTGGCGGATGATGGCGGCGAAGAATCGAATGGTGCAACTGTGCCGGTTAGAGAAGGGACCGTCCGTTTTGACGATGTTTCCTTTACCTATCCAGGCACTTCGCGAAGAGTGCTTGAAAACATTAGCTTTGAACTGGCGCCACGCGAGAAACTGGCCATCATGGGCGCCACGGGATCCGGGAAAACCTCGTTATTGCAGTTGATTCCGAGATTCTATGAAGCGACCGAAGGAAGCGTATCAGTACACGGCCGTGACGTCCGCGAGTGGGACCTTCAGGAATTGCGCAAGACGATCGGGCTTGTGCCTCAGCAATCGATGCTCTTTACCGGCAGCATTTCCAATAACCTGTCTTGGGGCAAAGAGCACGCGGAGCTTCCGGAACTTACAGAGGCCGCAGAAAAAGCCCAAATTGACGAGACGGTCCAGCGCTTCCCGAAAGGCTATGAAACGCGCGTCGGCCAAAAGGGCGTCAATTTATCCGGCGGCCAGAAGCAGCGCTTGTCGATCGCACGGGCATTGGTCCGCAAACCGTCGATCTTGATTCTCGATGACAGTACCAGCGCGCTTGATGTGAAGACCGAATCTGCGCTGTGGGCGGAGCTCGACAAAGAACAAGCGACGACGCTGCTGGTGACGCAGAAAGTGCGGACGGCGATGCGCGCTGACCGTATCCTGCTGTTGGAGGACGGCGTCGCTTCAGCTTACGGTACTCACGAAGAATTGCTGGATAGCTCTTCTTTGTATCGTGAAATTGCGCTGTCCCAGCAAGCGGAGGAGGTGGATGAATATGTTTAA
- a CDS encoding threonine/serine exporter family protein, whose product MAEISEVRRELALDCFLLAGKVMMESGAETYRVEDTMIRMAVSQNMMDSHCFVTPAGIMFSPSNDLPTRFVRIHGRRTDLERVARVNAVSRRLVAGQLTLQQAYEEMTEIEKNHYLFPLWLQVLAAAVASACFLILMGGGWADIPFAFVIGGIGFYIVEMVLVKTRVKFFAEFIGAVAIGTLAVLVVNSGFGNDPDTIIIGSVMPLVPGLLITNAVRDMMAGHFVSGLSMGAEAFLTAFAIGAGIAIVLSF is encoded by the coding sequence ATGGCCGAAATATCGGAAGTCAGAAGAGAACTTGCGCTGGATTGTTTTCTGTTGGCCGGAAAAGTCATGATGGAAAGCGGCGCGGAGACATACCGGGTGGAAGATACGATGATCCGGATGGCGGTTTCGCAAAATATGATGGATTCCCATTGCTTTGTGACTCCAGCGGGCATCATGTTTTCCCCGAGCAATGATTTGCCGACGCGCTTTGTCCGCATCCATGGGCGCCGTACCGACCTCGAAAGGGTGGCGCGTGTCAATGCCGTATCGAGGCGTCTCGTGGCGGGCCAGCTGACATTGCAGCAGGCGTATGAAGAAATGACGGAAATCGAAAAAAACCATTACTTGTTCCCTTTGTGGCTGCAAGTGCTCGCAGCTGCAGTTGCCAGTGCCTGCTTCCTGATTTTGATGGGCGGTGGCTGGGCGGACATTCCTTTCGCTTTTGTCATCGGGGGAATCGGATTTTATATTGTGGAAATGGTACTCGTGAAAACAAGGGTCAAGTTTTTCGCGGAATTTATCGGAGCGGTCGCCATCGGTACTTTAGCGGTGCTCGTTGTGAATAGTGGATTCGGGAACGATCCCGATACGATCATCATCGGTTCGGTCATGCCACTGGTGCCCGGCTTGCTGATCACCAACGCCGTACGCGACATGATGGCCGGCCATTTTGTATCGGGCCTATCAATGGGTGCGGAAGCTTTTCTGACGGCATTCGCCATCGGAGCCGGCATCGCCATCGTATTGTCATTTTAA
- a CDS encoding threonine/serine exporter family protein, whose product MNWPLEAFLSFLAAGAFGIIFNIPRKTLISCGLVGMSGWLFYRSYFLMFDDPIQATFAGAFIVAIVAHILAKIFKMPMIIFSVAGIIPLVPGSRAYNAMRNIVENDYMEAVDFAVQALMISGAIAMGLVFAEVLMQLYFKHQARRTQKKMGFTQE is encoded by the coding sequence ATGAACTGGCCTTTAGAGGCGTTTCTAAGTTTTTTGGCAGCCGGCGCATTCGGCATCATTTTCAATATCCCAAGAAAGACGCTTATCAGTTGCGGGCTTGTCGGGATGAGCGGCTGGCTTTTCTACCGGAGTTATTTCCTCATGTTTGATGACCCGATTCAAGCAACCTTCGCCGGCGCTTTTATTGTCGCGATCGTTGCGCACATCTTGGCGAAGATCTTTAAGATGCCGATGATCATTTTCAGTGTCGCCGGCATCATTCCGCTCGTTCCTGGAAGCCGTGCATACAATGCGATGCGCAATATCGTGGAGAATGATTACATGGAAGCGGTCGATTTCGCTGTACAGGCATTGATGATTTCGGGTGCCATCGCCATGGGCCTGGTGTTCGCGGAAGTGCTCATGCAATTATATTTCAAGCATCAAGCAAGACGGACCCAGAAAAAAATGGGCTTTACACAGGAATAA
- a CDS encoding zinc-dependent alcohol dehydrogenase has product MKAVTFQGTKDMQVKEVKDPELQKRDDIIVKITSTAICGTDLHIYQGALPTTKNTVIGHEPMGIVEEAGPDVTKVKKGDRIVLPFNISCGHCFYCSHEMESQCDNSNGNPHFDTGAYFGLTERYGDYSGGQAEYLRVPYANFMPLVIPESSELEDEQVLFLSDVLPTAWWSVENAGVKEGDTVVVLGCGPIGLMTQKFAWMKGAARVIAVDELPYRMEKAKKMNNVEIVDFSQHDNTGALIHEITKGGARVVIDCVGMDGKKSTAEAVQQKLMLQGGTLSAIDIAKDAVSKFGTIQLTGVYGLTYNQFPLGNLFERNVTMKMGQAPVIHLMPMLLDKIEKGEFDPREIISHIVPLDQASEAYRIFNDHEDECTKVILKP; this is encoded by the coding sequence ATGAAGGCAGTAACGTTTCAAGGAACGAAAGACATGCAAGTCAAAGAAGTCAAAGATCCGGAACTTCAAAAACGTGATGACATCATCGTAAAAATAACTTCCACCGCCATTTGCGGGACAGACCTGCACATCTATCAAGGGGCATTGCCTACCACCAAGAATACCGTCATCGGCCATGAACCGATGGGCATTGTCGAAGAAGCGGGACCAGACGTCACCAAAGTGAAAAAAGGCGACCGAATCGTCCTTCCATTTAATATTAGCTGCGGCCATTGCTTCTATTGCTCACATGAAATGGAAAGCCAATGCGACAATTCAAACGGCAATCCCCATTTTGATACGGGTGCCTATTTCGGGTTGACGGAACGCTATGGCGATTATTCAGGCGGCCAGGCTGAATATTTGCGAGTGCCCTACGCTAACTTCATGCCATTGGTCATTCCGGAATCTTCAGAGCTCGAAGATGAACAGGTCCTATTCCTGTCAGACGTACTGCCGACAGCCTGGTGGAGCGTCGAGAACGCAGGTGTCAAAGAAGGTGACACGGTCGTCGTTCTCGGCTGCGGACCAATCGGCCTCATGACCCAGAAGTTTGCCTGGATGAAAGGGGCGGCAAGGGTTATTGCGGTAGATGAATTGCCGTACCGGATGGAAAAAGCGAAAAAGATGAATAATGTGGAAATCGTTGACTTCAGCCAGCATGATAATACGGGGGCGCTGATCCACGAGATTACAAAAGGCGGCGCACGAGTTGTCATTGATTGTGTGGGGATGGACGGCAAGAAATCGACTGCGGAAGCCGTTCAGCAAAAGCTGATGCTGCAAGGCGGGACGCTAAGCGCAATCGATATCGCGAAAGATGCCGTCAGCAAGTTCGGGACCATCCAATTGACGGGCGTCTACGGATTGACCTATAATCAATTCCCACTCGGCAATTTGTTCGAACGCAACGTAACGATGAAAATGGGGCAAGCACCGGTCATCCATTTGATGCCGATGCTCCTCGACAAGATCGAAAAAGGCGAGTTCGATCCGCGTGAAATCATTTCACACATCGTGCCGCTCGATCAAGCGAGTGAAGCGTACCGGATTTTCAACGACCACGAAGACGAGTGTACCAAAGTCATTTTAAAACCATAA
- a CDS encoding YusW family protein: MTKNKKLIFPALIMSSALALAACGDDEEVTQPVTDEAAEETAAPEAESTEDASPSGGTEATADGETYGFTDLSVDVDMPDQDDALDLSYEEERGQVEAEYENTVDGVDLTGDEAFNELEQGLSQLNLTPDTPDDEVISQVVEAFGIDPGFKKIEIEVDYADGSDINYEQTNQ; encoded by the coding sequence ATGACAAAAAACAAAAAATTGATTTTCCCTGCCCTTATCATGTCTTCCGCACTTGCCCTGGCAGCTTGCGGCGATGACGAGGAAGTCACGCAGCCCGTCACAGACGAGGCCGCTGAAGAAACGGCAGCGCCGGAAGCAGAATCGACTGAAGATGCTTCTCCAAGCGGCGGAACTGAAGCAACTGCGGATGGTGAAACATACGGATTCACTGATTTGTCCGTTGATGTCGATATGCCCGATCAGGATGACGCCCTAGACCTTAGCTACGAAGAAGAGCGCGGCCAGGTAGAAGCCGAATATGAGAACACAGTCGACGGTGTTGACCTGACAGGCGATGAAGCTTTCAATGAACTGGAACAAGGCTTGTCCCAGTTAAACTTAACGCCTGACACACCGGATGATGAAGTCATCAGCCAAGTCGTCGAAGCTTTCGGTATCGACCCTGGCTTCAAGAAAATCGAAATTGAAGTAGACTATGCAGACGGCTCCGATATAAACTACGAACAAACAAATCAATAA
- a CDS encoding DMT family transporter, giving the protein MERLKGVTMILIGAMLWGATGPLMEWTLDVYPITVPFLLTIRLIVAGIVLLLFLKMKKVQVTSIFRQKIWTRPLLIFSVAGMLGVQYSFVAAIDTSNAVFATLMQFLAPVYVIVFVSMRLRKWPPVYQVLGMLGTLAGLFLLLTDGRLDSLVISGEALFWGVLVGLAFTFYTLYPARLMQEWGVLLVVGWSMLFGGIFLGIINPIFLSDEWGLLADPTLILAIIAIIVVGTMAFVLFLSSMRFISPVETSILSAMEPLTAMVISLVWFGHFLSPLQIGGAVLMLVFVTWLSFAGSEKTAEDRS; this is encoded by the coding sequence ATGGAACGTCTAAAAGGAGTAACCATGATACTGATAGGGGCGATGCTTTGGGGAGCCACAGGGCCGCTCATGGAATGGACACTCGATGTTTACCCGATCACTGTGCCATTTCTTCTGACCATCCGGCTCATCGTCGCTGGCATCGTATTGCTGTTGTTTTTAAAAATGAAGAAGGTACAGGTGACGTCGATTTTCCGGCAAAAGATATGGACACGCCCCTTATTGATCTTTTCAGTAGCCGGTATGCTTGGAGTCCAATACAGTTTCGTCGCAGCGATCGATACGAGCAATGCCGTCTTTGCCACATTGATGCAATTTCTCGCACCGGTCTATGTCATCGTCTTCGTTTCCATGCGCCTGCGCAAATGGCCACCGGTCTACCAGGTGCTTGGCATGCTCGGCACGCTCGCCGGCTTGTTTCTATTATTGACGGATGGCCGCTTGGATTCCTTGGTCATCAGCGGAGAAGCACTGTTTTGGGGAGTTCTTGTCGGTTTGGCATTTACGTTCTACACGCTTTACCCTGCCAGGCTGATGCAGGAATGGGGCGTCTTGCTCGTCGTCGGCTGGTCCATGCTGTTCGGCGGGATCTTTCTCGGGATCATCAATCCGATTTTCCTGTCGGATGAATGGGGGCTGTTGGCAGATCCGACGCTCATTTTGGCGATCATCGCGATTATTGTGGTCGGCACGATGGCGTTTGTGCTGTTTTTGAGCAGCATGCGATTCATCTCGCCTGTGGAGACGAGCATTTTATCCGCGATGGAGCCATTGACGGCGATGGTCATTTCGCTTGTCTGGTTCGGCCATTTTCTATCCCCGCTGCAAATCGGGGGAGCTGTTCTCATGTTGGTCTTCGTCACTTGGCTATCTTTTGCGGGCAGTGAAAAAACCGCCGAAGACCGCTCTTGA
- the kynA gene encoding tryptophan 2,3-dioxygenase — MDKYKNGQNIAAANEQNIRTDFKESMTYGDYLHLDKLLSAQDGVSGHHDESLFIIIHQVSELWMKLILHELSAAIRHIDADDLQPAFKQLARVSRIQSQIIQGWDVLSTLTPAEYLEFRDDLGNASGFQSYQYRMIEFALGYKTKHVLSIYEKDPALHEQLTQAFHAPGLYDAAIQKLARSGFKIDESVLSRDVNKVYEPNDSVREAWKEIYHNVDEHWELYQLAEKLVDIEDWLQQWRFRHMKTVERIIGFKPGTGGSSGVNYLKKVLDQYFFPELWQIRTDV; from the coding sequence ATGGACAAATACAAAAACGGGCAGAACATCGCCGCTGCAAACGAACAAAATATCCGTACGGATTTCAAGGAAAGCATGACTTACGGTGATTATTTGCATCTCGACAAGCTGTTGTCTGCACAGGACGGTGTCAGCGGACACCACGATGAATCGCTTTTCATCATCATCCACCAAGTATCGGAACTGTGGATGAAGCTGATCTTGCATGAATTGTCGGCGGCCATCCGCCATATCGATGCGGATGATCTGCAGCCGGCATTCAAGCAATTGGCACGCGTATCGCGCATCCAATCGCAGATCATCCAAGGCTGGGATGTGCTGTCGACCTTGACGCCTGCCGAATACCTGGAGTTCCGGGATGACCTCGGCAATGCGAGCGGCTTTCAGTCCTACCAGTACCGCATGATCGAATTTGCGCTCGGCTACAAAACGAAGCATGTCTTGAGTATTTACGAAAAAGACCCGGCCTTGCATGAACAATTAACACAAGCGTTCCACGCGCCGGGCTTATACGATGCCGCTATCCAAAAATTGGCGCGCAGCGGATTCAAGATTGATGAAAGCGTGCTATCGCGCGATGTCAATAAGGTATACGAGCCGAATGACAGCGTCCGGGAAGCGTGGAAGGAAATTTACCACAATGTCGACGAGCATTGGGAGCTGTATCAATTGGCAGAGAAATTAGTCGATATTGAAGATTGGCTTCAACAATGGCGTTTCCGCCACATGAAAACGGTTGAACGGATCATTGGCTTCAAGCCAGGGACGGGCGGGTCGTCAGGCGTCAATTATTTGAAAAAAGTATTGGATCAATATTTCTTCCCGGAACTTTGGCAAATCCGGACAGACGTCTAA
- a CDS encoding GNAT family N-acetyltransferase — translation MGSYDKKKKEGGMEMELSLSIASFPLDAETAGEMEQLIDGEPEECRTLLQNELWQKPFAKGFAVLAYTDSGELVACAAAADLVGVNHYEWSAFVTPDYRRLGLATALADGVRHSLEQRGAESELAAFTENEASDAWLMGLGYNRSFQELQFEAAPLPAYELSEGVEIIPYEEKHLDELAALLHAAFDESVLPVLEHNLADPERQIYVMRQNGKLIATATMSMEDRALWLTALAVSPDTQRSGYGQIFLHWARHIAHEKKLERVLIEVEIENRAWPVYEKAGFSKLYTISYWQRPLQ, via the coding sequence TTGGGCAGTTATGATAAGAAGAAAAAGGAAGGCGGGATGGAAATGGAATTGTCCCTGTCGATTGCGTCGTTTCCGCTGGATGCGGAGACTGCCGGGGAAATGGAGCAGCTGATTGACGGCGAGCCGGAAGAATGCCGGACCTTGCTGCAAAATGAATTATGGCAAAAGCCGTTTGCGAAAGGATTTGCGGTGCTCGCTTACACCGATAGTGGGGAACTGGTAGCCTGTGCGGCAGCGGCGGATTTGGTCGGCGTGAACCATTACGAATGGTCAGCATTTGTCACACCGGATTACCGCCGCCTTGGGCTGGCAACAGCTTTGGCTGACGGCGTGCGGCATTCCCTCGAACAGCGCGGAGCGGAAAGTGAACTCGCGGCTTTTACTGAAAACGAAGCATCGGATGCTTGGTTGATGGGCCTCGGTTATAACCGGTCTTTTCAGGAATTGCAGTTTGAAGCTGCGCCTCTTCCTGCTTACGAACTCAGTGAGGGAGTGGAGATTATTCCGTATGAAGAAAAGCATTTGGATGAATTGGCTGCTCTTTTGCATGCGGCTTTTGATGAATCGGTTCTCCCGGTCCTTGAGCATAACCTGGCCGATCCGGAACGCCAGATCTATGTGATGCGCCAAAATGGAAAACTTATAGCTACAGCTACAATGAGCATGGAAGATCGGGCCTTGTGGCTGACGGCGCTTGCGGTTTCCCCGGATACACAGCGTTCAGGCTACGGGCAAATCTTTTTGCACTGGGCAAGGCATATAGCGCACGAGAAGAAATTAGAGCGCGTATTGATTGAAGTCGAAATCGAAAACAGGGCCTGGCCGGTCTATGAAAAGGCAGGCTTTTCAAAACTCTATACAATTTCATACTGGCAGCGCCCGCTGCAGTAA